From a single Candidatus Sulfotelmatobacter sp. genomic region:
- a CDS encoding metallophosphoesterase: MANKKQDLIDQKLQDFNNDGVDRRGFLKCMAWAGTGLLWTMNGGVPASRAFAKNMGKDAGKGADFTFVQISDSHIGFNKPANPDVTATLQVAINKINAMPQRPDFVIHTGDLSQLSKPNEFDTLDQALKGASAKQIYFVPGEHDMLSDNGEQYLQRYGKGTKGTGWYSFNHKGVHFVGLVNVANLKAGGMGSLGHEQLEWLEDDLKGRSASTPIVLFAHIPLWTIYSDWGWGTDDSEQALSYVKRFGSVTVLNGHIHQIMQKVEGRVSFHTAMSTAFPQPAPGSAPSAGPMKVPADQLQQVLGITDVNYVVSGKSLAIVDSQLSASGS; encoded by the coding sequence ATGGCAAACAAGAAGCAAGATCTGATCGATCAAAAATTACAAGACTTTAACAACGACGGCGTCGATCGCCGCGGCTTTCTCAAGTGCATGGCCTGGGCCGGTACCGGACTTCTCTGGACGATGAACGGCGGCGTTCCCGCGTCTCGGGCCTTTGCGAAGAACATGGGCAAAGATGCCGGCAAAGGCGCGGACTTCACTTTCGTACAGATCAGCGACAGCCACATCGGCTTCAACAAGCCGGCGAACCCAGATGTTACTGCCACCTTGCAGGTCGCCATCAACAAGATCAACGCTATGCCCCAGAGACCGGATTTCGTCATCCACACGGGTGACCTAAGCCAACTCTCCAAGCCCAATGAATTCGATACTCTCGACCAGGCATTAAAAGGCGCATCGGCGAAGCAGATCTACTTTGTGCCCGGCGAGCATGACATGCTCTCCGATAACGGGGAGCAGTATCTCCAGCGCTACGGCAAGGGAACGAAGGGTACCGGGTGGTACAGCTTCAATCACAAGGGAGTCCATTTTGTCGGCTTAGTGAACGTCGCCAACTTGAAAGCCGGAGGTATGGGATCGCTCGGTCACGAGCAGCTCGAATGGTTGGAGGATGACCTAAAAGGACGATCCGCCAGCACTCCTATTGTGCTGTTTGCGCACATTCCGCTGTGGACGATCTATTCCGATTGGGGCTGGGGGACCGATGACAGTGAGCAGGCATTGTCTTACGTGAAGAGGTTTGGTTCCGTCACCGTCCTCAACGGGCATATTCACCAGATCATGCAGAAGGTCGAAGGCAGAGTCTCGTTCCACACCGCGATGTCAACTGCCTTCCCCCAACCTGCACCCGGATCAGCTCCGTCGGCCGGACCGATGAAGGTGCCAGCGGACCAGTTGCAACAGGTGCTGGGCATCACGGATGTGAACTATGTAGTCAGCGGCAAGAGTCTTGCAATCGTCGACTCGCAGCTATCGGCCTCAGGTTCTTAA
- a CDS encoding DUF2231 domain-containing protein, translating into MVSPFDLKTILLAKHAQHVVLIHFPIALFIAAVVFDSIAHWAKRQGLANAIYYNLLLAAISSVPVIATGLLAWQFQLEGQKLKGILLLHLLFALLSSTMIWLVWWIHFRARRRQVALPRFRLAIELVAVGVVAITAHLGGFLSGVNGPA; encoded by the coding sequence ATGGTAAGTCCCTTTGATCTCAAAACCATACTTCTGGCCAAGCACGCACAACACGTCGTCCTCATCCATTTTCCAATCGCCCTGTTCATCGCGGCAGTTGTCTTCGACTCGATCGCGCACTGGGCGAAACGCCAGGGATTGGCAAACGCCATTTACTACAACTTGCTATTGGCGGCGATATCAAGCGTGCCGGTAATCGCGACGGGCCTGCTGGCGTGGCAGTTCCAGCTTGAGGGTCAAAAGCTCAAGGGAATCCTCCTGCTTCACCTGTTATTTGCGCTGCTCTCGAGCACCATGATCTGGCTGGTTTGGTGGATACACTTTCGGGCACGTCGGCGCCAAGTAGCCCTACCCAGATTTCGTCTGGCAATCGAATTGGTTGCCGTTGGTGTTGTCGCTATAACGGCACATTTAGGCGGCTTTCTGAGCGGCGTGAACGGACCCGCCTAG
- a CDS encoding glucose 1-dehydrogenase, with product MAALQGKVAVITGGSSGIGLATAKRFVKEGAYVFITGRRQAELDKAVAEIGSNVTAVQGDVSNLDDLDRLYKEVATKKGKLDVLVANAGIAEPKPTGVVSAEDYDKTFDINARGVFFAVQKALPLIKQGGSIILTGSGIWQKGFPAYATYGATKAALRSFVRTWTAEFAPKGIRTNVISPGPTETPILAGQFGANTEAMKERFKTMIPMGRMGKPEEIAAAAVFLASDESSFITGIDLPVDGGGVAV from the coding sequence ATGGCTGCATTACAGGGGAAAGTCGCCGTCATCACCGGGGGTAGCAGCGGTATCGGACTTGCGACCGCCAAGCGGTTCGTGAAAGAGGGAGCCTATGTCTTCATTACCGGCCGCCGGCAGGCGGAGCTGGATAAGGCCGTCGCCGAAATCGGCAGCAATGTGACTGCCGTCCAAGGGGACGTTTCCAATCTCGACGACCTGGACCGGCTATACAAGGAAGTAGCTACAAAGAAAGGCAAGCTCGATGTGCTGGTTGCGAACGCGGGCATAGCAGAGCCGAAACCAACAGGAGTCGTGAGCGCCGAGGACTACGACAAGACTTTCGACATCAACGCGCGAGGGGTGTTCTTTGCAGTCCAAAAGGCTCTGCCTCTGATAAAACAGGGTGGATCAATTATCTTGACTGGCTCGGGGATCTGGCAAAAAGGCTTCCCGGCCTATGCGACGTATGGAGCGACCAAGGCGGCGCTGCGCTCGTTCGTGCGCACATGGACGGCGGAGTTCGCACCCAAAGGAATCCGCACGAACGTGATCAGTCCCGGTCCCACAGAGACACCTATTCTTGCAGGTCAATTTGGAGCGAACACGGAAGCGATGAAGGAACGTTTCAAAACGATGATTCCGATGGGGCGCATGGGAAAACCTGAAGAGATCGCAGCGGCAGCGGTGTTCCTGGCCTCGGACGAAAGCAGCTTTATCACTGGAATCGATTTGCCGGTCGATGGCGGCGGTGTGGCCGTGTAA
- a CDS encoding cupredoxin family copper-binding protein: MSNLERNTTMKGKNVCVAILAATVVIAIVSLLAGSPIVRASDRPSSQGAEVKIDNFSFGPQTITVPVGATVTWTNRDDIPHTSVSTEGAFKSKVMDTDEKFSYTFTKAGTYPYYCSIHPKMTGQIVVK; this comes from the coding sequence ATGTCAAACTTGGAAAGGAACACGACCATGAAGGGCAAGAATGTATGCGTTGCAATTCTCGCGGCAACAGTAGTGATTGCGATTGTATCGCTGCTAGCGGGATCACCCATAGTGAGAGCGAGTGACAGACCCTCTTCGCAGGGGGCAGAAGTGAAAATTGACAATTTCAGTTTTGGGCCACAGACGATCACGGTACCAGTCGGAGCGACAGTCACCTGGACGAACCGCGACGACATTCCTCACACGTCGGTCAGCACGGAGGGTGCGTTCAAGTCGAAGGTGATGGATACTGACGAAAAGTTCTCCTATACCTTTACCAAGGCGGGAACCTATCCCTACTACTGTAGTATTCATCCAAAGATGACGGGCCAGATAGTCGTGAAATAA